A single Arcobacter sp. FWKO B DNA region contains:
- a CDS encoding rhodanese-like domain-containing protein, with protein sequence MKKLVIVFSLSIIFGVCFASDLKPISYDEYLKNFDLDERSSMKIRTADMLDLIEKGEAILLDIRFAKEFEAWNMPFAKNIPLNELPNRLDELPKDKLIITACPHNDRSNMARIYLMLKGYNAKYLSDGLLRVADFLRGDNAVEFMEEMSKIK encoded by the coding sequence ATGAAAAAGTTAGTTATAGTATTTAGTTTATCTATTATCTTTGGTGTGTGTTTTGCTAGTGATTTGAAGCCAATAAGCTATGATGAGTATCTGAAGAATTTTGATTTGGATGAGCGAAGTAGTATGAAAATACGAACTGCTGATATGCTTGATTTGATAGAAAAAGGTGAAGCGATACTACTAGATATACGATTTGCAAAAGAGTTTGAAGCGTGGAATATGCCATTTGCAAAAAATATCCCACTAAACGAACTTCCAAATCGCCTTGATGAACTTCCAAAAGATAAGCTTATAATAACTGCTTGTCCACACAATGACCGCTCAAATATGGCACGAATTTATCTGATGCTTAAAGGATACAATGCAAAGTATCTTAGTGATGGACTTCTTAGAGTTGCTGATTTTTTACGAGGGGATAATGCTGTGGAGTTTATGGAAGAGATGAGTAAAATAAAGTGA